The following proteins come from a genomic window of Microtus ochrogaster isolate Prairie Vole_2 unplaced genomic scaffold, MicOch1.0 UNK1, whole genome shotgun sequence:
- the Uba3 gene encoding NEDD8-activating enzyme E1 catalytic subunit isoform X2, with the protein MADGEEPEKKRRRIEELLAEKMAVDGGCGDTGDWEGRWNHVKKFLERSGPFTHPDFEPSTESLQFLLDTCKVLVIGAGGLGCELLKNLALSGFRQIHVIDMDTIDVSNLNRQFLFRPKDVGRPKAEVAAEFLNDRVPNCNVIPHFNKIQDFNDTFYRQFHIIVCGLDSIIARRWINGMLISLLNYEDGVLDPSSIVPLIDGGTEGFKGNARVILPGMTACVECTLELYPPQVNFPMCTIASMPRLPEHCIEYVRMLQWPKEQPFGDGVPLDGDDPEHIQWIFQKSVERASQYNIRGVTYRLTQGVVKRIIPAVASTNAVIAAVCATEVFKIATSAYVPLNNYLVFNDVDGLYTYTFEAERKENCPACSQLPQNIQFSPSAKLQEVLDYLTNSASLQMKSPAITATLEGKNRTLYLQSVTSIEERTRPNLSKTLKELGLVDGQELAVADVTTPQTVLFKLHFT; encoded by the exons ATGGCGGATGGCGAGGAGCC ggagaagaaaagaaggagaataGAGGAGCTGCTGGCTGAGAA AATGGCTGTTGATGGTGGGTGTGGGGACACTGGAGACTGGGAAGGTCGCTGGAACCATGTAAAGAAGTTCCTCGAGCGATCTGGACCCTTCACACACCCTGATTTCGAACCAAGCACTGAA TCGCTCCAGTTCTTGTTAGATACGTGCAAAGTTCTAGTCATTGGAGCTGGTGGCTTAGGATGCGAGCTCCTGAAAAACCTG GCATTGTCTGGTTTCAGACAGATTCATGTTATAGACATGGATACTATAGATGTTTCCAATCTAAATAGGCAGTTTTTATTTAG GCCTAAAGATGTTGGAAGACCCAAGGCTGAAGTTGCTGCAGAATTCCTAAATGACCGAGTTCCTAACTGCAATGTGATCCC ACATTTCAACAAGATTCAAGATTTTAATGACACTTTCTACCGAC aaTTTCATATTATTGTGTGTGGCCTGGACTCTATCATAGCCAGAAGATGGATCAATGGAATGCTG ATATCTCTTCTAAATTATGAAGATGGTGTGTTGGATCCAAGCTCCATTGTCCCTTTGATAGATGGAGGGACCGAAGGCTTTAAAGGAAATGCCCGGGTGATTTTACCTGGAATGACTGCTTGTGTTGAGTGCACCCTGGAACTTTATCCACCGCAG GTCAATTTCCCCATGTGCACCATTGCATCTATGCCCAGGCTCCCAGAACACTGTATTGAGTATGTAAGGATGTTGCAGTGGCCTAAAGAGCAGCCTTTTGGAG ATGGGGTTCCATTAGATGGAGATGACCCTGAACATATTCAGTGGATTTTCCAAAAGTCTGTAGAGAGAGCATCACAGTATAATATTAGAGGTGTTACCTATAGACTCACTCAAG GGGTAGTAAAACGAATTATTCCTGCAGTAGCTTCTACAAATGCAGTCATCGCAG cTGTGTGTGCCACTGAGGTTTTTAAGATAGCCACAAg TGCATATGTTCCCCTTAATAATTACTTGGTGTTCAATGATGTAGATGgactgtacacatacacatttgaagcagagagaaag GAAAATTGTCCTGCATGTAGCCAGCTTCCGCAGAACATTCAGTTTTCCCCGTCAGCTAAACTACAAGAGGTTTTAGACTATTTGACCAATAGTGCTTCTCT GCAAATGAAGTCTCCAGCTATCACAGCCACATTAGAGGGGAAGAACAGGACACTTTACTTACAG TCAGTAACATCTATTGAAGAACGAACAAGGCCCAATCTTTCCAAGACGTTAAAAG AATTGGGACTCGTTGATGGACAAGAACTGGCTGTTGCTGATGTTACCACACCACAGACTGTACTATTCAAACTTCATTTtacttaa
- the Uba3 gene encoding NEDD8-activating enzyme E1 catalytic subunit isoform X3 — MADGEEPMAVDGGCGDTGDWEGRWNHVKKFLERSGPFTHPDFEPSTESLQFLLDTCKVLVIGAGGLGCELLKNLALSGFRQIHVIDMDTIDVSNLNRQFLFRPKDVGRPKAEVAAEFLNDRVPNCNVIPHFNKIQDFNDTFYRQFHIIVCGLDSIIARRWINGMLISLLNYEDGVLDPSSIVPLIDGGTEGFKGNARVILPGMTACVECTLELYPPQVNFPMCTIASMPRLPEHCIEYVRMLQWPKEQPFGDGVPLDGDDPEHIQWIFQKSVERASQYNIRGVTYRLTQGVVKRIIPAVASTNAVIAAVCATEVFKIATSAYVPLNNYLVFNDVDGLYTYTFEAERKENCPACSQLPQNIQFSPSAKLQEVLDYLTNSASLQMKSPAITATLEGKNRTLYLQSVTSIEERTRPNLSKTLKELGLVDGQELAVADVTTPQTVLFKLHFT; from the exons ATGGCGGATGGCGAGGAGCC AATGGCTGTTGATGGTGGGTGTGGGGACACTGGAGACTGGGAAGGTCGCTGGAACCATGTAAAGAAGTTCCTCGAGCGATCTGGACCCTTCACACACCCTGATTTCGAACCAAGCACTGAA TCGCTCCAGTTCTTGTTAGATACGTGCAAAGTTCTAGTCATTGGAGCTGGTGGCTTAGGATGCGAGCTCCTGAAAAACCTG GCATTGTCTGGTTTCAGACAGATTCATGTTATAGACATGGATACTATAGATGTTTCCAATCTAAATAGGCAGTTTTTATTTAG GCCTAAAGATGTTGGAAGACCCAAGGCTGAAGTTGCTGCAGAATTCCTAAATGACCGAGTTCCTAACTGCAATGTGATCCC ACATTTCAACAAGATTCAAGATTTTAATGACACTTTCTACCGAC aaTTTCATATTATTGTGTGTGGCCTGGACTCTATCATAGCCAGAAGATGGATCAATGGAATGCTG ATATCTCTTCTAAATTATGAAGATGGTGTGTTGGATCCAAGCTCCATTGTCCCTTTGATAGATGGAGGGACCGAAGGCTTTAAAGGAAATGCCCGGGTGATTTTACCTGGAATGACTGCTTGTGTTGAGTGCACCCTGGAACTTTATCCACCGCAG GTCAATTTCCCCATGTGCACCATTGCATCTATGCCCAGGCTCCCAGAACACTGTATTGAGTATGTAAGGATGTTGCAGTGGCCTAAAGAGCAGCCTTTTGGAG ATGGGGTTCCATTAGATGGAGATGACCCTGAACATATTCAGTGGATTTTCCAAAAGTCTGTAGAGAGAGCATCACAGTATAATATTAGAGGTGTTACCTATAGACTCACTCAAG GGGTAGTAAAACGAATTATTCCTGCAGTAGCTTCTACAAATGCAGTCATCGCAG cTGTGTGTGCCACTGAGGTTTTTAAGATAGCCACAAg TGCATATGTTCCCCTTAATAATTACTTGGTGTTCAATGATGTAGATGgactgtacacatacacatttgaagcagagagaaag GAAAATTGTCCTGCATGTAGCCAGCTTCCGCAGAACATTCAGTTTTCCCCGTCAGCTAAACTACAAGAGGTTTTAGACTATTTGACCAATAGTGCTTCTCT GCAAATGAAGTCTCCAGCTATCACAGCCACATTAGAGGGGAAGAACAGGACACTTTACTTACAG TCAGTAACATCTATTGAAGAACGAACAAGGCCCAATCTTTCCAAGACGTTAAAAG AATTGGGACTCGTTGATGGACAAGAACTGGCTGTTGCTGATGTTACCACACCACAGACTGTACTATTCAAACTTCATTTtacttaa
- the Uba3 gene encoding NEDD8-activating enzyme E1 catalytic subunit isoform X1, which produces MNTAPRIVLKRASFAKQLGLKGMAVDGGCGDTGDWEGRWNHVKKFLERSGPFTHPDFEPSTESLQFLLDTCKVLVIGAGGLGCELLKNLALSGFRQIHVIDMDTIDVSNLNRQFLFRPKDVGRPKAEVAAEFLNDRVPNCNVIPHFNKIQDFNDTFYRQFHIIVCGLDSIIARRWINGMLISLLNYEDGVLDPSSIVPLIDGGTEGFKGNARVILPGMTACVECTLELYPPQVNFPMCTIASMPRLPEHCIEYVRMLQWPKEQPFGDGVPLDGDDPEHIQWIFQKSVERASQYNIRGVTYRLTQGVVKRIIPAVASTNAVIAAVCATEVFKIATSAYVPLNNYLVFNDVDGLYTYTFEAERKENCPACSQLPQNIQFSPSAKLQEVLDYLTNSASLQMKSPAITATLEGKNRTLYLQSVTSIEERTRPNLSKTLKELGLVDGQELAVADVTTPQTVLFKLHFT; this is translated from the exons ATGAACACTGCGCCAAGAATTGTGTTAAAACGTGCCAGTTTTGCAAAGCAATTGGGTCTTAAAGG AATGGCTGTTGATGGTGGGTGTGGGGACACTGGAGACTGGGAAGGTCGCTGGAACCATGTAAAGAAGTTCCTCGAGCGATCTGGACCCTTCACACACCCTGATTTCGAACCAAGCACTGAA TCGCTCCAGTTCTTGTTAGATACGTGCAAAGTTCTAGTCATTGGAGCTGGTGGCTTAGGATGCGAGCTCCTGAAAAACCTG GCATTGTCTGGTTTCAGACAGATTCATGTTATAGACATGGATACTATAGATGTTTCCAATCTAAATAGGCAGTTTTTATTTAG GCCTAAAGATGTTGGAAGACCCAAGGCTGAAGTTGCTGCAGAATTCCTAAATGACCGAGTTCCTAACTGCAATGTGATCCC ACATTTCAACAAGATTCAAGATTTTAATGACACTTTCTACCGAC aaTTTCATATTATTGTGTGTGGCCTGGACTCTATCATAGCCAGAAGATGGATCAATGGAATGCTG ATATCTCTTCTAAATTATGAAGATGGTGTGTTGGATCCAAGCTCCATTGTCCCTTTGATAGATGGAGGGACCGAAGGCTTTAAAGGAAATGCCCGGGTGATTTTACCTGGAATGACTGCTTGTGTTGAGTGCACCCTGGAACTTTATCCACCGCAG GTCAATTTCCCCATGTGCACCATTGCATCTATGCCCAGGCTCCCAGAACACTGTATTGAGTATGTAAGGATGTTGCAGTGGCCTAAAGAGCAGCCTTTTGGAG ATGGGGTTCCATTAGATGGAGATGACCCTGAACATATTCAGTGGATTTTCCAAAAGTCTGTAGAGAGAGCATCACAGTATAATATTAGAGGTGTTACCTATAGACTCACTCAAG GGGTAGTAAAACGAATTATTCCTGCAGTAGCTTCTACAAATGCAGTCATCGCAG cTGTGTGTGCCACTGAGGTTTTTAAGATAGCCACAAg TGCATATGTTCCCCTTAATAATTACTTGGTGTTCAATGATGTAGATGgactgtacacatacacatttgaagcagagagaaag GAAAATTGTCCTGCATGTAGCCAGCTTCCGCAGAACATTCAGTTTTCCCCGTCAGCTAAACTACAAGAGGTTTTAGACTATTTGACCAATAGTGCTTCTCT GCAAATGAAGTCTCCAGCTATCACAGCCACATTAGAGGGGAAGAACAGGACACTTTACTTACAG TCAGTAACATCTATTGAAGAACGAACAAGGCCCAATCTTTCCAAGACGTTAAAAG AATTGGGACTCGTTGATGGACAAGAACTGGCTGTTGCTGATGTTACCACACCACAGACTGTACTATTCAAACTTCATTTtacttaa